GCAGTGCGCAACACCCCCAAGACCGTCGAATTCTCCGGGGTTCAGGGGCTCACCCTGGTCGCAGACGAGTGGGGCCGCGGCACTGAGGAGGCCGCCGGCCGGCCGTCGATCCTCATGCTGCACGGCGGCGGGCAGAACCGGCACTCCTGGAAGAACACCGGCCAGATCCTTGCCGACCACGGCTTCCACGTCGTCGCGCTGGACAGCCGCGGCCACGGCGACAGCGACCGCTCCCCCAACGCCGACTACGACATCGAGACGCTGACCGCCGACGTCATGCACGTCCTCGACGTGATCGCCCGACCGGTGATCCTGATCGGCGCCAGCATGGGTGGGTTGACCGGAATCCTGGTCGCCGATCGGGCCGGCCCCGAGCGGGTCACCCGGCTGATCCTCGTCGACGTCGTGCCGCGCTTCGAGAAGAACGGCAGCGCCCGCATCCGCGACTTCATGTTCAGCGGGCTGCACGGGTTCGCCACCCTCGACGAGGCCGCGGACGCCGTCGCCGCCTACCTGCCGCACCGGACGCGGCCGCGCAGCCCGGAGGGCCTCAAGAAGAACCTTCGGTTACGCGACGGCCGCTGGTACTGGCATTGGGACCCGGCGTTCATGACGAAGCCGGGCGACGACCCCGAATTGCGCACCGAGAACTTCGAGCGCGCCGCGGCCGACCTGACGATCCCGGTGCTGTTGATCCGCGGCAAGCTCAGCGACGTCGTCAGCCCTGAGGGAGTCGAGCACTTCCTGGAAACGGTTCCGAACGCGGAGTTCGTCGAGTTGTCCGGCGCCGGGCACACCGCCGCCGGCGACGACAACGATGCGTTCAGTGACGTCGTGGTGACGTTCGCGACGCGGCCCTAGCTAGCCACCGACGCCGGGCTTCTCCGCGTGCCCGCCGAACTGTTTGCGCATCGCCGACAGCGCCTTGCTGGCGAAGTCGTCGAGGCTGCGTGAGGCGAACCGGGACTGCAGTGCGGTGGTCAGCACCGGCGCGGGGACGCCTTCGTCGATCGCCGCGATCGCGGTCCAGCGACCCTCACCGGAGTCCGACACCCGGCCGGAGAACTCGTGCAGATCCGGCGACTCGTGCAACGCGATAGCGGTCAGGTCGAGCAGCCAGGAGCCGACAACGCTTCCGCGGCGCCACAATTCGGCGATGTCTTCGATGTCGAACTCGTATTGGTAGGCCTCGGGATCCGAGAGCGGGGCGGTTTCGGCGTCGCCCGCTTCGATCCGCTTGCCGATGTCGGCGTTGCGAAGGATGTTGAGCCCCTCGGCAATTGAGGCCATCATCCCGTACTCGATGCCGTTGTGGACCATCTTCACGAAGTGGCCCGCACCGGACGGACCACAGTGCAGGTAGCCCTTCTCGGGCTGCGCGACCTCGCCGTCCCGCCCCGGTGTGCGCGGTGCGGCGTCGACGCCCGGAGCGATGACGGAGAACAGCGGCTCGGCGTGCTCGAAGGCGTAGTCGTCGCCGCCGATCATCAGGCAGTAGCCCCGGTCGCGACCCCATA
The sequence above is a segment of the Candidatus Mycobacterium wuenschmannii genome. Coding sequences within it:
- a CDS encoding alpha/beta fold hydrolase; protein product: MTAVRNTPKTVEFSGVQGLTLVADEWGRGTEEAAGRPSILMLHGGGQNRHSWKNTGQILADHGFHVVALDSRGHGDSDRSPNADYDIETLTADVMHVLDVIARPVILIGASMGGLTGILVADRAGPERVTRLILVDVVPRFEKNGSARIRDFMFSGLHGFATLDEAADAVAAYLPHRTRPRSPEGLKKNLRLRDGRWYWHWDPAFMTKPGDDPELRTENFERAAADLTIPVLLIRGKLSDVVSPEGVEHFLETVPNAEFVELSGAGHTAAGDDNDAFSDVVVTFATRP
- the gnd gene encoding phosphogluconate dehydrogenase (NAD(+)-dependent, decarboxylating); amino-acid sequence: MQLGMIGLGRMGANIARRVADHGHEVVVYDHSEDAVKAMAGEQNTTGVFSLKELAEKMSTPRVVWVMVPAGTITTGVIEELGDTLESGDIVIDGGNSYYRDDMKHSKLLSEKGIHLIDCGTSGGVWGRDRGYCLMIGGDDYAFEHAEPLFSVIAPGVDAAPRTPGRDGEVAQPEKGYLHCGPSGAGHFVKMVHNGIEYGMMASIAEGLNILRNADIGKRIEAGDAETAPLSDPEAYQYEFDIEDIAELWRRGSVVGSWLLDLTAIALHESPDLHEFSGRVSDSGEGRWTAIAAIDEGVPAPVLTTALQSRFASRSLDDFASKALSAMRKQFGGHAEKPGVGG